One genomic window of Corallococcus exiguus includes the following:
- a CDS encoding tetratricopeptide repeat protein, producing the protein MNALRAKALVEAGLLLRLSGDMAGAEKLFTRALELDPGNARARRLLGRDGPVDHGGDTGWNLTGPDQEADWGVWAGPSEPGPVQAPLRESVSLPEGTGVRGDALDLIAEAHRTQEFGLPDTFTPAGGLPEGSEVESLLRGAEDLLALDDHSGAVELLRRAQFLAPENPRVEALRDRSERILVAMLEARLGDLHRMPRVRLQPDDIIWLNLDHRAGFVLAQIDGAVSFDDLFALSGMSRLDTARILAQLLDEGIIAPGE; encoded by the coding sequence ATGAACGCGCTCCGCGCCAAGGCGCTGGTCGAAGCCGGGTTGCTGCTGCGACTGAGTGGCGACATGGCCGGCGCGGAGAAGCTGTTCACCCGGGCCCTGGAGCTGGACCCGGGCAACGCGCGCGCGCGCCGGCTGCTGGGGCGGGACGGCCCGGTGGATCACGGCGGGGACACCGGCTGGAACCTGACGGGCCCGGATCAGGAGGCGGACTGGGGCGTCTGGGCCGGTCCCTCCGAGCCCGGCCCTGTGCAAGCCCCCTTGCGTGAATCCGTGAGCCTGCCCGAGGGCACGGGCGTGCGCGGCGACGCGTTGGACCTCATCGCGGAGGCGCACCGCACGCAGGAGTTCGGGCTGCCGGACACCTTCACGCCGGCGGGCGGGCTGCCGGAGGGCTCGGAGGTGGAGAGCCTGCTGCGGGGCGCGGAGGACCTGCTGGCGCTGGATGACCACTCCGGCGCGGTGGAACTCCTGCGCCGGGCCCAGTTCCTGGCGCCGGAGAACCCGCGCGTGGAGGCGCTGCGCGACCGCAGCGAGCGCATCCTGGTGGCCATGCTGGAGGCGCGGCTGGGAGATTTGCACCGCATGCCGCGCGTGCGGTTGCAGCCGGACGACATCATCTGGCTCAACCTGGACCACCGCGCGGGCTTCGTGCTGGCGCAGATTGACGGCGCGGTGAGCTTCGACGACCTCTTCGCGCTGTCCGGCATGTCGCGCCTGGACACCGCGCGCATCCTCGCGCAGCTGCTCGACGAGGGCATCATCGCCCCCGGCGAGTAG